The genomic segment GCTGCGCCATGATATTTCCCGCCAGCGCGTCCAGGAACAGATCATTCCGAATGTCATGTGCTGGAGCGTGCGAAGCGTGCACGACCGGGATCGTTTGCTAGACCTCGGCGTTGCACCAGACCTGATTACCGTGGCGGCCGACATGGCCTGGCTGCTGGATCCGGCGGACCCGGCCTATGGCCGCAAGGTGACACAGCGACTTGGGCTGGGCGGCCGCCCGGTCATCGGGGTCAATATCAATGCCGAAGACCATATGGTCGAAAAGGCCCCGCGACTGTTTACGGAACTGGCCGCCGGGCTAGACGAACTGATCAACCGTCACGGCGCCCGCATCCTGTTCCTCTTCAATGAAGTCCGGGAAGGGGAGACCTATGATCAGGCGGCGGCGGAGCTGGTCCGCTCCCTGATGGCGCGCAAGGATGCCGTCCTGATGGGGCCGACAGATTATCTGACGCCGCAGGAGATGATGTCGATCATCGCACAATGTGCCATGACGATCTCGACGCGCTATCATTTTTGCGTCTTTTCCGCGCTTCAGGGCGTGCCATTCCTCGGGATCCGGCGGTCTGACAAGGTCAGCGACCTGTGCCGGGACCTCGGCTGGAAGGCGGCGGTGGATCCGGACACGGCAACGGGTGCAGATTTTGCCAGTACAGGTGACCGGTTGCTTGGCGACCCGGCTGCGGACCTGAAGAAACTGGCGGACAAGATTGCTGGTATGCGCGTGCGGGCAGAGGACAATCAGATCGCGCTGGAGGCCTTATTGCAGGCCATGCGCGGCGTAGGAATGCAGACCTGGGTGCGTCATGCCGCCAGCCGGGTCGGACAGAAATTGGGGGGTGGGGTTCGATGAAGCCCGAAAATACAAGAGTTCTGGTCATCACGGGCGTCTTTCCGCCCATGCCGATTGCCGAGGGGGATCATATCGCCCGCCTCAGCCAGGGGCTGGCGGACCGCGGCTATTCGGTTGATGTGCTGACCAGCACGCAGGCGGATGGAAAAAGCGTCAAAGGCTGCCGCGTGCATGCTGAGATCGAGCATTGGAACTGGGCGTCTCAGGGCAAGGTTCTGCGCTTTGCCCAGGACCTGAAGCCGGACCTGATCTTCATCTGGTTCATCGGCATGGCGTTCGAGTTCCATCCGATGATTTCACTGATCCCGACGCGCCTGAAGGCGGTCCTGCCGGACACGCAGATCGTCACCCAGATCACGGCGCCGGTCGGTGTGCGTCCGAAGGATCATCCGTTCCTGACCCGGCTGAACCTGAAATTGTCTACGCGTGCGCTCGGCGGTGACAATATCAGTTATGAATATGGCACGATCCTGCGCGACTGCGACCGCGTAATCGCCATGGCAAAGCCGCACCTGGAGCGTTTTGCCGAGCACATGCCGGACCTGGAAGACAAGGCCGTCATCATTCCGCCGCCGCCGCTGATCCCGATGAGCGTGCCGGGCGAGGCTTCACGGCTGAAGGGACGCGAGATGCTGGGCGTGCCCGCTGATGTCCCGCTGTTTGCCTATTTCGGCCGGCTCTATGTCGGCAAAGGCCTCGAATACCTGATCAGGGGATTTGCCAAAGTGCGTGCAGAAATACCCGATGCGCGCCTCGCCATTATCGGCGGCGCAGCGCCCGATTATTTCAAGTCGGGCTGGAGCGTCGACGATCTTCACGCAATTGCCCGCGAAGAGGGGATCGAGGATGCGATCAGCTGGACGGGGGAGTTCCCCTTCGATACCGACGCAGGCTCCCTGTATCTTCGGGCGGCCGACTATGCCGTCCTACCATTCTCTGAAGGTGCGGCGCTGAACAACAGTTCCATCGCTGCCTGCGCGG from the uncultured Hyphomonas sp. genome contains:
- a CDS encoding polysaccharide pyruvyl transferase family protein; the encoded protein is MRLVAPFGFYGSGNIGDEATLLGFGRLIERFGGSIGVDVASSDPAHTKRVEPAFRYYQYVDGIMGLPAKLHAHMGAGYIIPGGTPLMDNLGDWPLLSLGGMLQHAGNWGKPAAFVGVGVEQLRHDISRQRVQEQIIPNVMCWSVRSVHDRDRLLDLGVAPDLITVAADMAWLLDPADPAYGRKVTQRLGLGGRPVIGVNINAEDHMVEKAPRLFTELAAGLDELINRHGARILFLFNEVREGETYDQAAAELVRSLMARKDAVLMGPTDYLTPQEMMSIIAQCAMTISTRYHFCVFSALQGVPFLGIRRSDKVSDLCRDLGWKAAVDPDTATGADFASTGDRLLGDPAADLKKLADKIAGMRVRAEDNQIALEALLQAMRGVGMQTWVRHAASRVGQKLGGGVR
- a CDS encoding glycosyltransferase family 4 protein: MKPENTRVLVITGVFPPMPIAEGDHIARLSQGLADRGYSVDVLTSTQADGKSVKGCRVHAEIEHWNWASQGKVLRFAQDLKPDLIFIWFIGMAFEFHPMISLIPTRLKAVLPDTQIVTQITAPVGVRPKDHPFLTRLNLKLSTRALGGDNISYEYGTILRDCDRVIAMAKPHLERFAEHMPDLEDKAVIIPPPPLIPMSVPGEASRLKGREMLGVPADVPLFAYFGRLYVGKGLEYLIRGFAKVRAEIPDARLAIIGGAAPDYFKSGWSVDDLHAIAREEGIEDAISWTGEFPFDTDAGSLYLRAADYAVLPFSEGAALNNSSIAACAAHDLPVITTLGDRPEPEFIDGENVLLVRPKDADALAEGMLRTLKDAGLAARLRAGSVDLTKKYFSWDATLDATMKVFGDALETAAVRAPA